A genomic window from Bifidobacteriaceae bacterium includes:
- a CDS encoding RNA-binding S4 domain-containing protein, giving the protein MDKARVDSWLWAVRLFKSRSLAAAACKAGHVRVRGEKAKPSQPVAPGDEVHVRGGPRERIVIVVKPLVKRVSAGLAAEAYEDHSPPPPPRSTAAAPVAIRERGSGRPTKAERRQLDRLRGRPST; this is encoded by the coding sequence GTGGACAAGGCGCGCGTGGACTCCTGGCTGTGGGCGGTCAGGCTGTTCAAGTCGCGGTCGCTGGCGGCGGCGGCCTGCAAGGCCGGGCACGTCCGCGTGCGGGGCGAAAAGGCCAAACCCTCCCAGCCGGTCGCCCCCGGGGACGAGGTCCACGTCCGGGGCGGCCCCCGCGAACGCATTGTGATTGTGGTCAAACCGCTGGTCAAACGCGTGAGCGCGGGCTTGGCCGCCGAGGCTTACGAGGACCATTCGCCTCCTCCCCCGCCGCGCTCCACAGCAGCCGCCCCGGTCGCGATCCGCGAACGCGGGAGCGGCCGCCCCACCAAGGCCGAACGCCGCCAACTAGACCGCCTCCGCGGCCGCCCCTCAACCTGA
- the proC gene encoding pyrroline-5-carboxylate reductase, with protein sequence MKIGFIGAGNMAGAIIEGIIASGLVGADAIAAHDPDDRKVKDLAKRTGIAAFAGNEEVVAASDVVVLAVKPQYVPSVLEQVGGQIVAKAPLVVSIAAGITLKHLDGWLGPNVPVVRVMPNINVTVGQGMSAVTGNDVATDSQIDSVVQLFAAIGQAVKLEERLFPAFAAIAGASPAWVFLFVDALARGALAAGMTKHEARAAATQAVLGSAALLRQTGEHPWQLIDKVSSPGGTTVAGMNVLEDRGFSAAVVAAVAATVKRDGELGDR encoded by the coding sequence ATGAAGATCGGGTTTATCGGCGCGGGGAACATGGCCGGCGCCATCATCGAGGGGATCATCGCCAGCGGGCTGGTCGGCGCGGACGCGATCGCGGCGCATGACCCGGACGACCGCAAGGTCAAAGACCTGGCCAAACGCACCGGGATCGCGGCGTTCGCCGGCAACGAGGAGGTCGTGGCGGCATCGGACGTGGTCGTGTTGGCGGTCAAGCCGCAGTACGTTCCGAGCGTGCTGGAACAGGTCGGCGGCCAAATCGTGGCCAAGGCGCCGCTGGTCGTGTCGATCGCGGCCGGGATCACCCTGAAGCACCTGGACGGCTGGCTGGGGCCGAACGTCCCCGTGGTGCGGGTCATGCCGAACATCAACGTGACGGTGGGCCAGGGCATGTCGGCGGTGACCGGCAACGACGTGGCGACCGACTCGCAAATCGACTCGGTGGTGCAACTGTTCGCGGCGATCGGCCAGGCGGTCAAACTCGAGGAGCGGCTGTTCCCGGCGTTCGCGGCGATTGCGGGAGCGTCGCCCGCGTGGGTGTTCCTGTTCGTGGACGCGCTGGCCAGGGGGGCGCTGGCCGCAGGGATGACCAAACACGAGGCTCGCGCGGCGGCCACCCAGGCGGTCCTCGGTTCGGCGGCCCTGCTCCGCCAGACGGGCGAGCATCCCTGGCAGCTGATCGACAAGGTCTCCTCGCCGGGCGGTACCACGGTGGCCGGGATGAACGTGCTGGAAGACAGGGGCTTCTCGGCCGCCGTGGTGGCGGCCGTGGCGGCCACCGTCAAACGGGACGGCGAGCTGGGCGACCGCTGA
- a CDS encoding GNAT family N-acetyltransferase: MKPYSLVGELCELTPFQPADTRRVFDYCQDPEIQRWVPVPVPYRMEDAAIYTTGAAEKGWDGEIADQDRVWAIRVPGEDGKPYLAGSVGLKPDPPGQSVEVGYLVAADCRGRGLATDAVNTVVAHAFRDLGMRRVIWQAVVGNWPSRRLAVRCGFRVEGTLRSQLVLRGEPVDGWFGTILPPDVADRDGYWTADGQARLWD; the protein is encoded by the coding sequence ATGAAGCCGTATTCCCTGGTCGGCGAACTGTGCGAGTTGACGCCGTTCCAGCCGGCCGACACCCGCAGGGTGTTCGACTACTGCCAGGACCCGGAGATCCAACGCTGGGTGCCGGTGCCCGTGCCGTACCGGATGGAGGACGCGGCCATTTACACGACCGGGGCGGCGGAAAAAGGCTGGGACGGGGAAATCGCGGACCAGGACCGCGTCTGGGCCATCCGGGTCCCCGGCGAGGACGGCAAGCCCTACCTGGCGGGTTCGGTGGGGCTGAAGCCTGATCCGCCCGGCCAGTCGGTGGAGGTGGGCTACCTGGTGGCGGCCGACTGCCGGGGCAGGGGTCTGGCGACCGACGCGGTGAACACGGTTGTGGCCCACGCCTTCCGCGACCTTGGGATGCGCCGGGTCATCTGGCAGGCGGTCGTGGGCAATTGGCCTTCGCGGCGCCTGGCCGTGCGGTGCGGATTCCGGGTCGAGGGCACCCTGCGTTCCCAACTGGTCTTGCGGGGCGAGCCGGTCGACGGCTGGTTCGGCACCATTTTACCGCCCGACGTGGCCGACCGCGACGGCTACTGGACCGCGGACGGCCAGGCGAGGCTCTGGGATTAG
- a CDS encoding low molecular weight phosphotyrosine protein phosphatase, protein MARTRFAIQTVCTGNICRSPMAAAVLRTWFDDAALSGSVEVGSSGVSAEEHGNPIDRRAARALRAHGYEPEPGHRAHRITREELETTDLILPATYNHYRVLASRGADPANLRMMRQFDPGMADQPAGFALDIEDPWYGGEQDFELALAQIEAAAPGVVEYVRGLL, encoded by the coding sequence ATGGCCCGAACCCGTTTCGCGATTCAGACCGTCTGCACAGGGAACATCTGCCGGTCGCCCATGGCGGCCGCCGTTTTGAGGACATGGTTCGACGATGCCGCCTTGTCCGGTTCGGTGGAGGTGGGCTCGTCGGGGGTCTCCGCCGAGGAGCACGGCAACCCGATCGACCGGCGGGCGGCGCGGGCGCTGCGCGCGCACGGTTACGAGCCGGAGCCGGGGCACCGCGCCCATCGCATCACGCGGGAGGAGTTGGAGACCACGGACCTGATCCTCCCGGCCACCTACAACCATTACCGGGTGTTGGCGAGCCGGGGCGCCGATCCGGCGAACTTGCGGATGATGCGGCAGTTCGATCCGGGGATGGCGGATCAGCCCGCTGGCTTCGCCTTGGACATCGAGGATCCCTGGTACGGCGGCGAACAGGACTTTGAACTGGCCCTGGCGCAGATCGAGGCGGCCGCGCCGGGCGTGGTCGAATACGTTCGTGGACTGCTCTGA
- a CDS encoding peptidylprolyl isomerase has protein sequence MSQKPNQARRAQVTKGSRKVLETGTRLPLSKKAFTAVSVIAVLAGFGAGILCDRFLLPSPSASKSPSAGSAAAGEDAWAGMVAATIGDTEIMESEVTQYIEVNMRVDSSTGETMSDADWVSYLESNSWTPESLREAVIRNVYALPLVIVNAAEESGIAVDEASVQTQLEEQKESAGADGWDQWLADNGYRDEAAYVVQLKATDVYEELMAANVDAADPTADEIDAYVSENAASYAGKRLSGIYLPYGTDGGDDAEAARVKADAALTRIRAGEDFAAVADEYNSSGTMDAGGDMGWGVAETLSEECVAALETMTVGDVSDVIDTGSAFFVLKVTDDYALPSSGTVDLSLVPANLREKMAADLTDSTTSQAESAYYDALVQSDLVTINPMPEGLPYYVAMG, from the coding sequence ATGTCCCAGAAACCCAACCAGGCGCGCCGGGCGCAAGTCACGAAGGGCAGTCGGAAGGTCTTGGAAACGGGAACGCGTTTGCCCCTGTCCAAGAAGGCGTTCACGGCCGTTTCCGTGATCGCGGTGCTGGCGGGCTTCGGCGCGGGGATCCTGTGCGACAGGTTCCTGCTGCCGTCCCCGTCGGCTTCGAAGAGCCCCTCGGCCGGCTCGGCCGCGGCGGGCGAAGACGCCTGGGCGGGGATGGTCGCCGCCACCATCGGCGACACGGAGATCATGGAAAGCGAGGTCACCCAGTACATCGAAGTCAACATGCGGGTCGACTCCTCCACCGGCGAGACGATGAGCGACGCGGACTGGGTGTCCTATCTCGAATCGAACAGCTGGACCCCTGAGAGCTTGCGCGAGGCGGTCATACGCAACGTCTACGCCTTGCCGCTGGTCATTGTCAACGCCGCCGAGGAGTCGGGGATCGCGGTTGACGAGGCGAGCGTCCAAACGCAGCTCGAAGAGCAGAAGGAGTCGGCTGGCGCCGACGGCTGGGACCAGTGGCTGGCCGACAACGGCTACCGCGACGAGGCCGCCTATGTGGTGCAGTTGAAAGCCACCGACGTCTACGAGGAGCTGATGGCCGCCAATGTCGACGCGGCCGATCCGACTGCGGATGAGATCGACGCGTACGTCAGCGAGAACGCCGCCTCCTACGCGGGCAAGCGGCTCTCCGGGATCTACCTGCCTTATGGCACCGACGGCGGCGATGACGCCGAGGCGGCCCGCGTCAAAGCCGACGCGGCGCTCACGCGCATTCGCGCCGGCGAGGATTTCGCCGCGGTCGCGGACGAGTACAACTCGTCCGGGACCATGGACGCCGGCGGCGACATGGGTTGGGGTGTGGCCGAGACCCTGTCGGAGGAGTGCGTCGCGGCGCTGGAGACAATGACGGTTGGCGACGTGAGCGACGTGATCGACACCGGCTCGGCCTTCTTTGTGCTCAAAGTCACCGATGATTACGCCCTGCCGTCCTCCGGCACGGTCGACCTCTCCCTGGTTCCCGCCAATTTGAGGGAGAAGATGGCCGCCGACCTGACCGACTCAACCACCTCTCAGGCCGAGTCCGCCTATTACGACGCGCTGGTCCAGTCCGACTTGGTGACGATCAACCCCATGCCGGAGGGCCTTCCCTACTACGTGGCCATGGGCTGA
- a CDS encoding NUDIX hydrolase, giving the protein MDCSDARGEASPDPADDWFEGSEGNRHWGLFGAAGLLVYRGGEVLLQLRGPCTHNGGTWGLPGGARKTGEAPAAAAWREGREEAGLAVDTLRPRWWSIADHGGWAYTTLAAEAPPGANPLVDQPNWETSELRWVALDQVAEHNLHPGFARAWPVLRPLVGAVLTLIVDAANVVGSRPDGWWRDRAGAAVRLRGELEGLAATGLANIWTETPNGWYPELVMVVEGQARGIGQGRGVAVVDAPGEGDDQIVAQAQTAAKAGKGPVLVATADKGLIARLPRGGVWPCAALPPARLKSLLPEG; this is encoded by the coding sequence GTGGACTGCTCTGACGCGCGGGGCGAGGCCTCCCCGGATCCAGCCGACGACTGGTTCGAGGGCTCAGAGGGGAACCGGCACTGGGGCTTGTTCGGCGCGGCCGGGCTGCTGGTCTACCGGGGCGGCGAGGTGTTGCTCCAACTGCGCGGCCCGTGCACCCACAACGGCGGCACCTGGGGGCTGCCGGGCGGCGCCCGCAAGACCGGCGAGGCCCCGGCGGCGGCGGCTTGGCGCGAGGGCCGCGAGGAGGCCGGCTTGGCGGTGGACACCCTGAGGCCCCGCTGGTGGTCGATCGCGGACCACGGCGGCTGGGCGTACACCACCCTCGCGGCCGAGGCGCCGCCGGGGGCGAACCCGCTTGTTGACCAGCCGAACTGGGAGACCAGCGAATTGCGGTGGGTGGCGCTGGACCAGGTGGCGGAGCACAACCTACACCCCGGCTTCGCCCGGGCCTGGCCAGTTCTGCGGCCCCTGGTCGGAGCCGTCCTGACCCTGATTGTGGACGCGGCCAACGTGGTCGGCTCGCGGCCGGACGGCTGGTGGCGGGACCGGGCGGGGGCGGCGGTCAGGCTGCGCGGCGAACTGGAGGGGCTGGCCGCCACCGGCCTGGCGAACATCTGGACCGAGACGCCCAACGGTTGGTACCCCGAACTGGTGATGGTGGTGGAGGGCCAGGCGCGCGGCATCGGGCAAGGCCGAGGCGTGGCCGTGGTGGACGCGCCGGGCGAGGGCGACGACCAGATCGTGGCGCAAGCCCAAACGGCGGCCAAGGCGGGGAAGGGGCCCGTCCTGGTGGCCACCGCGGACAAGGGTCTGATCGCCCGGCTGCCGCGTGGCGGGGTCTGGCCCTGCGCGGCGCTTCCCCCGGCGCGGCTGAAGTCGCTCCTGCCGGAGGGTTGA
- a CDS encoding M20/M25/M40 family metallo-hydrolase — protein sequence MHKSLADDAVRIARDLIRFDTTNTGDDRSVGERQAAEYVMGLLQDWGHEPTYFESEPKRGSVALRLEGRDPDRPALVLHGHLDVVPADPAEWTADPFGAEIRDGLIWGRGAVDMKDMDGMILAVVGWWARQGIKPPRDIVLCFFADEEAGGRLGSHWLVANHPELFAGATEAVSEVGGFSVELGGRRAYLLQTAEKGIAWLRLVAEGTPGHGSAVNQDNAVRNLVDALARIAAQPWPMRLTPTVKALFEGAAGLAGLRFDPADPQSVAAIVEAFGPAKRFVGASTATGLNLTSLAAGSKVNVVPRTAAATVDMRPLPGDAESARAVVEKLAGPAVRVEPINEDIALEAPLDAPLVAAMRQSLLDADPDAVVLPYMLAGGTDGKALARLGIKSYGFAPLRLPPSLDFTAMFHGVDERVPVESLRWGAGVLADFLSRS from the coding sequence ATGCACAAGTCTCTCGCTGACGATGCCGTGCGGATCGCCCGCGACCTCATCCGGTTTGACACCACCAACACGGGCGACGACCGCTCTGTCGGCGAGCGCCAGGCCGCCGAGTACGTCATGGGCCTGCTGCAGGACTGGGGCCATGAGCCGACGTACTTCGAGTCGGAGCCGAAACGGGGCTCGGTGGCGCTGCGATTGGAGGGGCGGGATCCGGACCGTCCGGCGCTGGTGCTGCACGGCCACCTGGACGTTGTCCCGGCCGACCCGGCCGAGTGGACCGCCGACCCGTTCGGGGCCGAGATCAGGGACGGCCTGATCTGGGGCCGCGGCGCGGTCGACATGAAAGACATGGACGGAATGATCCTGGCGGTGGTGGGCTGGTGGGCGCGTCAGGGGATCAAGCCGCCGCGCGACATTGTGCTCTGCTTCTTCGCCGACGAGGAGGCGGGCGGCCGCCTGGGGAGCCACTGGCTGGTGGCGAACCACCCGGAGTTGTTCGCGGGCGCCACCGAGGCGGTGTCCGAGGTGGGCGGGTTTTCCGTGGAGTTGGGCGGGCGGCGGGCCTATCTGCTGCAGACCGCCGAGAAGGGGATCGCCTGGCTGCGGCTGGTCGCGGAGGGGACGCCCGGCCACGGCAGCGCCGTCAACCAGGACAACGCCGTGCGCAACCTGGTTGACGCGCTCGCCCGAATCGCCGCGCAGCCCTGGCCCATGCGGCTGACCCCCACGGTGAAGGCGCTGTTCGAGGGCGCGGCGGGACTGGCCGGACTGCGGTTCGACCCGGCCGACCCGCAGTCGGTAGCGGCCATTGTCGAGGCGTTCGGGCCGGCCAAACGGTTTGTGGGCGCTTCGACGGCCACCGGCCTGAACTTGACCTCGCTGGCCGCGGGCTCAAAGGTGAACGTGGTTCCCCGGACGGCGGCGGCGACGGTGGACATGCGACCGCTGCCCGGGGACGCCGAATCGGCTCGGGCCGTCGTGGAAAAGCTGGCCGGGCCGGCGGTCAGGGTCGAGCCGATCAACGAGGACATCGCCTTGGAGGCGCCGCTCGACGCGCCACTGGTCGCCGCGATGAGGCAGTCCCTGCTCGACGCGGACCCGGATGCGGTGGTCCTCCCCTACATGCTCGCGGGCGGCACCGACGGCAAAGCCCTGGCCCGCCTGGGGATCAAGTCCTACGGCTTCGCGCCGTTGCGCCTGCCGCCCAGCCTCGACTTCACCGCCATGTTCCACGGCGTGGACGAGCGCGTCCCCGTCGAGTCGCTGCGCTGGGGCGCGGGGGTCCTGGCCGACTTCTTGTCTCGCAGCTAG